TATAAAGGGAGAGCACAGGGCAGGTATTACGACAATTCTTGATATAAAGGCTGCGAGAATAATAATCCGGGACAGAATAAGAACTTTTGTGCTCAACGGCAGAGACCTTGAGAATATGGAAAGAGCCATTAAAGGGAAGAGTTTTAAGGGAACTGAAGTTGTCTTATGAAGGGGATAATATGAAAGTTACTGAGAAAGGCGTGTGTGTGAAAGGTTTCAGTGCTGCCGGGGTAATAGATGGAAAGTATGGGCTGGCTATAGTTCTGAGTGAAAGGAGATGTACCACATCGCTCATGATAACCAGCAATAAAATAAAGGCCGCACCTCTGCTTGTTTCGGCTGAACATGCAGAGAAAGAGGTTTATGGAGTTGTTGCAAACTCTGGCAATGCCAATGCCTTTACAGGTGAAAGAGGTATGGCGGATGCAGGGGTAATGTGCAGTGCTGTGGCCTCCAGATTAAACCTGAGTTTGGATAATTTTCTTGTGGCTTCGACAGGTGTTATTGGCAGGCAACTTGATATGGATGTGATTGAAGGCCTGATTGAGAGGGCTTCACAGAGGCTCTCTTCTGAGAGCAGTGCTTCAGTGGAGGCAGCAAGGGCTATTATGACAACAGATACTTTTGAAAAGGTTGTTTCAGTAGAAACTGTTCTCAACGATGGTACTGTCGTTGAAATAGGCGGGATTGCCAAAGGTTCTGGAATGATAGCACCCGATTTGAATCATGCGACTATGCTCTGTTTTATAACCACCAGTGCCTATATCCCTGAAGATAAAATTGATGCAATTCTTTCAGAGGCTGTTGAGGATAGCTTTAATCTTCTTGTGGTTGATGGCGACACAAGCACAAATGATGTGGTTGTGCTTTTTGCAAATGGGGTGGCTGGGAATAGGGATGTGGATGAGAATTTCACAGATGCTTTGAATTTTGTTGCAAAAGAACTGGCTAAGATGATAGCAAGGGATGGAGAGGGAGCAACAAAGTATATTGAGGCCAGAGTTAAAAATGCAGCTTCTCTGGAAGATGCTAGGAAAGCTGCCAGAGCTATTGTTGGTTCAAATCTTGTCAAGACTGCTGTTTTTGGGGGAGACCCCAACTGGGGAAGAATTGTGTCAGCAGTGGGTTATTCAGGCTGTAATCTCGAGCAGAATAAAATCTCTCTATTTATTTCAGAGCCTGGAGGACGTGAGGCGTGTCTTGTGAGAAAAGGAAAGCCACTTGCTCTTGACGGTACAGAGGAGCTTGAAGAGGCTGAGAAGGTGTTTGCAGGCAGTGAAATTTACATAACGTTAGATTTAGGTCTTGGCAAAGCTAAAGCCACTGCCTTTGGATGCGACCTGACCTATGATTATGTTAAAATAAATAGTGAATATACAACTTAACATTTCTAAGCCTTTGTTTCATTGCAAAAAACTGGATTCAGTTAGAAAGGACGTGGATAATCCTCATATCCTTCTCCAGGCTTTTTCCAGAGGTGGAGCATTCTTCTTTCTTTGAATTCTCTTGCTTTGTTCTGCAGAAATCTGTATACAGCACTGTGAGGTTTTCCGATGGCAAGCATGACAACGGCTTTCTTTGCTACCTGAAGCTCTTCAAGCTCGCCAATAATAGCAACGCTTTTGCCATATATGGAGATATAACAGGTGGTTAAATCTTCAATATGTGTTCTTGTTTTGCCTGACCTGCCTATAATCCTTGCTTTCTGTCTCCTAAGAGCTCTGTCACCTGATACTAAATCTCTGAGGTCAATAATCTCAAGCATATAATTCTCTCTGCACAGTAGCATAGCCTTTTCAGGATTAACTCCCCTTGCTATTGCCCTGACAATATCTCTGCCTTTCCATTCAGCCAGAGGGTCATCTCCTGTCCTCTCTATAGTTACTGTGCCGTCTTTATCCACAGTAAGAGCTATACCTACTTTATCCTGGATATCTTTCTTTGTCTCTCCTTT
This portion of the archaeon BMS3Bbin15 genome encodes:
- the argJ gene encoding arginine biosynthesis bifunctional protein ArgJ, whose product is MKVTEKGVCVKGFSAAGVIDGKYGLAIVLSERRCTTSLMITSNKIKAAPLLVSAEHAEKEVYGVVANSGNANAFTGERGMADAGVMCSAVASRLNLSLDNFLVASTGVIGRQLDMDVIEGLIERASQRLSSESSASVEAARAIMTTDTFEKVVSVETVLNDGTVVEIGGIAKGSGMIAPDLNHATMLCFITTSAYIPEDKIDAILSEAVEDSFNLLVVDGDTSTNDVVVLFANGVAGNRDVDENFTDALNFVAKELAKMIARDGEGATKYIEARVKNAASLEDARKAARAIVGSNLVKTAVFGGDPNWGRIVSAVGYSGCNLEQNKISLFISEPGGREACLVRKGKPLALDGTEELEEAEKVFAGSEIYITLDLGLGKAKATAFGCDLTYDYVKINSEYTT
- a CDS encoding polynucleotide phosphorylase/polyadenylase; its protein translation is MEYVKIPGDRIGVLVGTKGETKKDIQDKVGIALTVDKDGTVTIERTGDDPLAEWKGRDIVRAIARGVNPEKAMLLCRENYMLEIIDLRDLVSGDRALRRQKARIIGRSGKTRTHIEDLTTCYISIYGKSVAIIGELEELQVAKKAVVMLAIGKPHSAVYRFLQNKAREFKERRMLHLWKKPGEGYEDYPRPF